The nucleotide window ATGATAATCACCTTTCCTCCCTCGTCGCGTGGAGGAATGGCCTTCTTGCACTGGGTTAAGATTTTTACACAATCCTCGTCGCTCCAAAAGTGTAGCACAAGCTGCAACAATAGGTAAAGTTCAAAGAATGAAAGATCGATAAGTGTGACTTCTACGAGTTGTGAGACCAAAATGTAAGAATTTCCCATAATTTGTCATGTTATATATACCTTGAGCATCACGGCTTGAGAAGATGGGACGGTGTGGAACAGGTCACCCGCAACATAGTAAACGACGCCATCAGTTGGGGCTTTGTCGATCACCTTCGGAAGGTCCAGCACGGTGCACTTGATGTGCGGGTAAGCCTTGACGAGAGCCCTCGCCGTCGTACCATCGCCACCACAGCAGTCAGTCAGAGACTCAAGTCCCTTGAAGATGTCACCGCACTCGCGAAGTATGGTTGCAATCCCCAGGTTGTCGTGGGCAGCCAAGCCTTGGTTGGCAACGGCGTCAAACTCTTCATCCATGAGGGGTGTTCTCTCATCAAAGATTGGGGCGCCATGCAAGTCCTCGAAAGGAGACGGCACTGGTGGCTCAAGGTCCTTCTTGAACCAGTCGGCCAGCCCCAACGCAGCCTCCGCGCAATGCGGCGAGGTCACTCCAAGCACGAAATACTTTTGGCTGTGGTGCTCATCCGCGTCGACGCCGTCCACCAGGATGCGCGACAGCGGGGTGAGGCGGTAGAGCTCCCCGCCGGACTCGGAGTCTTTGTCGGCTGCGAAGACCCCCGACGCGACGAGCACGCGCATGAGCCGGCTGAGAAACGGCATCTTTACTGATGGAAGGGACAGCTCAGCCATCAGGTCGGGCAGCGAAGCGAACCCGCCGAGGCGGTGGATGGTGGTCGGGATCCCAAGCTGGACGGCGCACCGGAGCCCCATGGACGAGAGGTAGTAGAGGCTGTGGCGCCACAGGTCAGCCTGCGCCTGCAGCAACTCAGCGTCCGTCGGAACTTCAATGGTGTCTGCCTGAGCCGCCATCGCTCTCCCGGACCCTTTCCTTCTCTGTTCCGTTCTCTTGATGAGTGTGTGGTTGCTATGTGTTGCTTTGGAAATTCGTTGATGTGATGAGCTAGTGCTTAAATAGACCACACACGACACAACAGGCTATGAAGTAACACGCGGCACAAGAGATAATAGAGTATGAATATGCAGCTAGGTGTATATGTTTCTGCGGTCCACTCTCCCAATTGTGGCATTGTGGCGCCAGATCGGTCACGGACTCTTGTCCTGATGAATTTATGGGGTTGTTGGCACGCACAGGCACTGCTGATTGCCAGGAGAGTTTGATCTAGCAGATTCATCtggaaaatgaaaaaaatagcGTGGCCTCTGAAAATATGCTATTAGCGTGCTATAACACGCTATAGCGTGCTATTAGCGAGGCATTGTACATTGATTTATTTAGCGAGATAATTCTTTATATACTATAGCATGCTATTAGCGATGCTATAACGCGTTATTTTTTTCAGTGTCAATTGCAAAGAAATACCTTAGGACAACTGACATGCATGGCACCAGTGAAATTAATTGTGTCAAGTGTTGATTTTTCTAAAGGAGGTTGAATCCCGGC belongs to Triticum urartu cultivar G1812 chromosome 7, Tu2.1, whole genome shotgun sequence and includes:
- the LOC125524319 gene encoding probable O-methyltransferase 2, yielding MAAQADTIEVPTDAELLQAQADLWRHSLYYLSSMGLRCAVQLGIPTTIHRLGGFASLPDLMAELSLPSVKMPFLSRLMRVLVASGVFAADKDSESGGELYRLTPLSRILVDGVDADEHHSQKYFVLGVTSPHCAEAALGLADWFKKDLEPPVPSPFEDLHGAPIFDERTPLMDEEFDAVANQGLAAHDNLGIATILRECGDIFKGLESLTDCCGGDGTTARALVKAYPHIKCTVLDLPKVIDKAPTDGVVYYVAGDLFHTVPSSQAVMLKLVLHFWSDEDCVKILTQCKKAIPPRDEGGKVIIIDIVIGPSLGPIMFEAQLLMDMLMMVNTRGAQRSENDWRKLFVEAGFKDYKIVKKLGARCVIEVYP